The following proteins are encoded in a genomic region of Colletotrichum higginsianum IMI 349063 chromosome 9, whole genome shotgun sequence:
- a CDS encoding Mch2p: MPEQTDNTQLEAFTSSQDGNEDGYMAQSLPRADEGMPAWKFLLGAFVVEAVLWVSYGVFQDYYSKHPDFRNDSNIAVIGTVATSIYYLGGPVALPLVARFQAWQRHMIVVGWLGCVASLIAASFTTTVPGLIATQGVLYGLAFMLLNYPVLRMLNEWFVRRRGFAFGIMSAGAGCSGVGLPFLMDLLLSRYGYQTTLRAMGAAQFVVVLPVIPLLKGRLPVSKQAALRRIDFGFFRNPLFYCFALANLLEALGYYIPSLYLPTYATALGLSGTMGALLLAANNLAVIVGQLALGYVSDRVNNVLILVFASSFAAGVASFAIWGYASSLAPLMTFSLVFGLATGGFPCLWPKFGSILADDPGPVYGFMAFGKGVGNILTGPISAPLMAGAVGSGYGLGRFEPLILYLGSIMLCSSLGIMGWPLFRHHDKR, encoded by the exons ATGCCGGAACAGACCGATAATACGCAGCTGGAGGCTTTCACGAGCAGCCAGGACGGAAACGAAGATGGCTACATGGCCCAAAGCCTCCCGCGTGCCGACGAAGGGATGCCCGCGTGGAAGTTTCTCCTCGGagccttcgtcgtcgaggccgttcTCTGGG TGTCCTACGGCGTCTTCCAGGACTACTACTCGAAACACCCCGACTTCCGAAACGACTCCaacatcgccgtcatcggcacCGTCGCCACCAGCATCTACTACCTCGGGGGTCCCGtcgccctccccctcgtcgcccgctTCCAGGCCTGGCAGCGGCACATgatcgtcgtcggctggcTCGGCTGCGTCGCGtccctcatcgccgcctccttcacGACGACCGTCCCGGGCCTGATCGCGACTCAGGGCGTGCTATACGGCCTCGCCTTCATGCTTCTCAACTACCCCGTCCTCCGCATGCTGAACGAGTGGTTCGTCCGGCGCCGTGGGTTCGCCTTTGGTATCAtgtccgccggcgccggctgcaGCGGCGTCGGTCTCCCCTTTCTCATGGATCTTCTCTTGTCACGGTACGGCTACCAGACGACGCTGCGAGCCATGGGCGCCGCGcagttcgtcgtcgtcctgcccgtcatccccctcctcaagGGCCGCCTGCCCGTCTCAAAACAGGCTGCCCTCCGGAGGATCGACTTTGGTTTCTTCCGGAACCCGCTCTTCTACTGCTTCGCCCTCGCGAAcctcctcgaggcgctgGGCTACTACATCCCCTCGCTGTACCTCCCGACATACGCGACGGCCCTCGGCCTCTCGGGGACGATGGgcgccctgctcctcgccgccaacaacctcgccgtcatcgtcggccaaCTCGCGCTCGGCTACGTCTCGGACCGCGTCAACAACGTACTgatcctcgtcttcgcctcgtccttcgccgccggcgtcgcgagCTTCGCGATATGGGGATACGCGTCCTCCCTGGCGCCCCTGATGACCTTCTCGTTGGTGTTCGGCCTGGCAACGGGCGGGTTTCCCTGCCTGTGGCCCAAATTCGGGTCCATCTTGGCGGACGACCCGGGGCCGGTGTACGGGTTCATGGCGTTCGGCAAGGGGGTCGGGAACATTCTGACGGGGCCTATTTCTGCACCGCTCATGGCGGGGGCTGTTGGGTCGGGGTATGGACTCGGGCGGTTCGAGCCGTTGATATTATATCTAGGGTCGATAATGCTTTGTTCGTCCTTGGGGATCATGGGATGGCCGCTTTTTAGACACCACGATAAACGCTGA
- a CDS encoding Carboxylic ester hydrolase — protein sequence MRVRNTVIDALGVVVLSSSLVAATPIRAVSWVIGQPVQTTSGLVQGHAASTASQVSEYLGIPYAQPPVGNLRFQPPAKFTGSSTINGSTFGHQCMQPTVNASIPDGFANLGVPTSAVSVLGVLADPGSQSEDCLTLNVWTKPQVGEEKKAVMVWIHGGAFMLGKYSLLPMGMLILQTGLEANPIWLVGSSRVPATNGQFITDQSDVILVSLNYRLNVFGFPGNPASAPNLGLLDVRMAVQWVRENIDKFGGDVNRITLFGQSAGGSLVDYYSYAFASDPIANGFIAMSGTANGFGIFTNQSVNAKWFSITAAVGCGDAQTELMTVNNCMLLKTPAEIVNGIAASGTGAPGGTFFAPVVDDTLVFADYSGRASANGGYIVGNDDNEAGLFKLAAPTFNETAWAGLNLVSFECPAARRATRAAAAGHPTWRYRYFGNFPNMVLSTTPSSGAWHTSELPVLFDTTPQSPVASTPQETDTGFYFRGAWAAFAKNPNAGLLQFNGNETWAPYQVDGGNVNRLAFENQTRTSLGPAAAFDANCAAVGVPVAG from the exons ATGAGGGTACGAAACACCGTCATTGACGCTCTGGGGGTCGTGGTTCTGTCGTCGagtctcgtcgccgccactCCCATCCGGGCCGTCTCTTGGGTCATTGGCCAGCCGGTCCAGACCACCAGCGGACTCGTCCAGGGACATGCCGCATCCACTGCTTCTCAA GTCTCCGAGTACTTGGGCATCCCGTACGCCCAACCGCCTGTTGGCAACCTGCGCTTCCAGCCTCCTGCCAAGTTTACCGGATCTTCGACCATCAACGGCTCTACCTTT GGACACCAATGTATGCAGCCAACAGTCAACGCCAGCATTCCCGACGGCTTCGCCAATCTCGGTGTTCCCACCTCGGCCGTTTCTGTGCTTGGGGTGCTCGCCGACCCCGGCTCTCAAAGCGAGGACTGCCTAACGCTGAATGTGTGGACCAAGCCGCAGGtgggcgaggagaagaaggccgtgaTGGTTTGGATTCACGGCGGTGCCTTTATGTTGGGCAAGTATAGCCTTTTGCCTATGGGCATGTTGATCCTGCAGACAGGGCTAGAGGCTAATCCAATTTGGCTTGTAGGAAGCTCTCGCGTCCCCGCAACCAACGGACAGTTCATAACGGACCAAAGCGATGTAATCTTGGTGTCCTTGAA CTACCGTCTCAATGTCTTTGGGTTTCCGGGCAACCCTGCCTCGGCCCCGAatctcggccttcttgatgtCCGAATGGCTGTACAATGGGTGCGTGAGAACATCGACAAGTTTGGTGGCGACGTCAACAGGATCACCCTCTTCGGGCAGTCTGCCGGGGGTTCCTTGGTCGACTACTACTCGTACGCGTTCGCGTCTGACCCCATCGCGAACGGCTTCATCGCCATGAGTGGCACCGCCAACGGGTTCGGCATCTTCACCAATCAGTCCGTCAACGCCAAGTGGTTCagcatcaccgccgccgtcggctgcGGCGACGCCCAGACGGAGCTCATGACCGTCAACAACTGCATGCTCCTCAAGACCCCGGCGGAAATCGTCAACGGCATCGCGGCGAGCGGCACTGGCGCCCCCGGCGGAACCTTCTTCGCGCCCGTCGTGGACGACACGCTCGTTTTCGCCGACTACAGCGGTCGGGCATCGGCAAATGGGGGCTACATCgtcggcaacgacgacaacgaggcCGGCCTGTTCAAGCTCGCGGCCCCGACGTTCAACGAGACAGCCTGGGCCGGGCTCAACCTCGTCTCCTTTGAAtgcccggcggcgaggagggcgacgcgggcggccgcggccggccaTCCGACATGGCGGTATCGTTACTTTGGAAACTTTCCCAACATGGTTCTGAGCACAACACCCAGCAGCGGAGCCTGGCACACGTCAGAG CTCCCTGTCCTGTTCGACACGACGCCCCAGTCCCCGGTCGCCAGCACGCCGCAGGAGACCGATACGGGCTTCTACTTCCGGGGCGCCTGGGCCGCCTTCGCGAAGAACCCCAACGCCGGTCTTTTGCAGTTCAACGGCAACGAGACGTGGGCCCCGTaccaggtcgacggcggcaacgtcaaCCGCCTTGCGTTCGAGAACCAGACGCGCACGAGCCTGGGCCCCGCAGCTGCTTTCGACGCCAACTGCGCTGCGGTGGGCGTTCCGGTGGCAGGGTGA
- a CDS encoding Alcohol dehydrogenase has translation MQLAVVVAFLVPVSLAAAPWSLSGTCSTGNTCEIDTTHTSPKVACGEWVGKFSGPGINGRTYCTPVGSKCSYSWTC, from the coding sequence AtgcagctcgccgtcgtcgtcgctttCCTGGTGCCTGTGTCCCTGGCGGCAGCGCCCTGGAGCCTCTCGGGCACCTGCTCCACCGGCAACACTTGTGAGATCGACACCACGCACACCAGCCCGAAGGTTGCCTGCGGAGAGTGGGTCGGGAAGTTCTCCGGCCCCGGCATCAACGGGAGAACATACTGCACGCCCGTGGGAAGCAAGTGCTCATATAGCTGGACCTGCTAG